From Actinomyces slackii, a single genomic window includes:
- a CDS encoding type B 50S ribosomal protein L31 codes for MKPGIHPAYAPIVFRDRSAGFAFLTRSTLTSDQTIEWEDGRVYPVVDVEVSSASHPFWTGQGRILDTAGRVEKFRRRYGLE; via the coding sequence ATGAAACCCGGCATCCACCCCGCCTACGCGCCCATCGTCTTTCGCGACCGCTCCGCCGGCTTCGCCTTCCTGACCCGATCGACCCTGACCTCCGACCAGACCATCGAGTGGGAGGACGGGCGGGTCTACCCCGTGGTGGACGTGGAGGTCTCCAGTGCCTCCCACCCCTTCTGGACCGGCCAGGGACGGATCCTGGACACGGCCGGACGCGTGGAGAAGTTCCGCCGCCGCTACGGCCTGGAGTAG
- the rpsN gene encoding 30S ribosomal protein S14, with amino-acid sequence MAKTSKIAAQARRQAIVARYAQRRAELKAASVNPHLPLAERSAAMAALHALPRDASPTRLRRRDAVDGRPRGHIRLTGTSRVRFREMALRGELPGIVKSSW; translated from the coding sequence ATGGCCAAGACATCCAAGATCGCCGCCCAAGCCCGCCGCCAGGCCATCGTGGCCCGCTACGCCCAGCGCCGCGCCGAGCTCAAGGCCGCCAGCGTCAACCCCCACCTTCCCCTTGCCGAGCGCAGTGCCGCCATGGCCGCCCTGCACGCCCTGCCCCGCGACGCCTCCCCCACCCGGCTGCGCCGGCGCGACGCCGTGGACGGCCGGCCCCGCGGGCACATCCGCCTCACCGGCACCTCCCGGGTCCGCTTCCGGGAGATGGCGCTTCGCGGCGAGCTGCCCGGCATCGTGAAGTCCTCGTGGTGA
- the rpmG gene encoding 50S ribosomal protein L33, with the protein MSTRAKDLRPIIKLVSTAGTGHTYVTRKNRRNTPDRLVLRKYDPVVRRHVEYKESR; encoded by the coding sequence GTGAGCACCCGTGCCAAGGACCTGCGCCCCATCATCAAGCTGGTCTCGACCGCCGGCACCGGGCACACCTACGTCACCCGCAAGAACCGCCGCAACACCCCCGACCGCCTGGTGCTGCGCAAGTACGACCCGGTGGTGCGCCGGCACGTGGAGTACAAGGAGTCCCGCTGA
- the rpmB gene encoding 50S ribosomal protein L28 — MTTYCQVTGARPVFGRSVSHSHRRSSRRWSPNLQRRRYWVPSLGRTVRLTVSTKGMKIIDRQGIDVVVARMLARGERL, encoded by the coding sequence ATGACCACCTACTGCCAAGTCACAGGGGCCCGACCGGTCTTCGGCCGCTCGGTCTCCCACTCGCATCGCCGCAGCTCGCGGCGCTGGAGCCCCAACCTCCAGCGCAGGCGCTACTGGGTCCCCTCCCTGGGGCGCACCGTGCGCCTGACCGTCTCGACCAAGGGGATGAAGATCATCGACCGCCAGGGCATCGACGTCGTCGTGGCCCGCATGCTCGCCCGGGGGGAGAGGCTGTGA
- a CDS encoding CobW family GTP-binding protein yields the protein MPDVAHRLSLISALDPGLLGLVDLALSGQEAMVMTATLHPDLAERGVVRLSCQQALGQDPEILDVPMPGHCQTCSLREVLIAVAQDRAEQEPEGATVVLLPPAIELVHLLPRLAAELADLAPGVRLAAVAHVLDAAVAHDELLEHRLLADAGLASYPGDERCTGEIHMVNLGYADVVLSLGHDTAGVGADLIEHLRPHETLLLPGLSAPILECLLSIDHDAPEAIRRVHPATTQAWGGPGDHGVWTLDLSASLPFHPGRLRELVADLAGSGLCARGCFWLPSRPGRVCAWEVAGGAVSVGDAGAWKEVPAAGQAQSEPLVEPRCHLVVTGVGEPQVRDQVRAAFEQVLLRPEEMPGALAWIGVDDGLGDWFGQAEQ from the coding sequence GTGCCCGACGTCGCCCATCGACTGTCCCTCATCAGCGCCCTGGACCCGGGGCTGCTCGGCCTGGTCGATCTGGCCCTGTCCGGCCAGGAGGCCATGGTCATGACCGCCACCCTGCATCCCGACCTGGCGGAGCGCGGCGTGGTGCGCCTGAGCTGCCAGCAGGCCCTGGGGCAGGACCCGGAGATCCTGGATGTGCCCATGCCCGGCCACTGCCAGACCTGCTCCCTGCGCGAGGTGCTCATCGCCGTGGCCCAGGACCGCGCCGAGCAGGAGCCCGAGGGCGCCACCGTGGTCCTCCTGCCGCCGGCCATCGAGCTGGTCCACCTCCTTCCCCGCCTGGCGGCCGAGCTCGCCGACCTGGCCCCCGGGGTGCGCCTGGCGGCGGTGGCCCACGTCCTGGATGCCGCCGTCGCGCATGACGAGCTCCTGGAGCACAGGCTGCTGGCCGACGCCGGACTGGCCTCCTATCCCGGCGACGAGCGCTGCACCGGGGAGATTCACATGGTCAACCTCGGCTACGCCGACGTCGTACTGTCCCTGGGGCATGACACCGCCGGGGTCGGGGCTGATCTCATCGAGCACCTGCGGCCCCATGAGACTCTCCTGCTCCCGGGCCTGAGCGCCCCGATCCTGGAGTGCCTCCTGTCCATCGACCATGATGCCCCCGAGGCGATCCGCCGGGTCCACCCCGCCACCACCCAGGCCTGGGGCGGCCCCGGTGATCACGGGGTGTGGACCCTGGACCTGAGCGCCTCCCTCCCCTTCCATCCCGGGCGCCTGCGCGAGCTCGTGGCCGACCTGGCCGGATCGGGGCTGTGCGCCCGGGGCTGCTTCTGGCTTCCCAGCAGGCCCGGGCGGGTATGCGCCTGGGAGGTGGCGGGCGGGGCGGTCAGCGTCGGGGATGCCGGGGCCTGGAAGGAGGTCCCCGCGGCCGGGCAGGCGCAGAGCGAGCCGCTGGTCGAGCCCCGCTGTCATCTCGTGGTCACCGGCGTGGGGGAGCCGCAGGTGCGCGACCAGGTGCGCGCGGCCTTCGAGCAGGTGCTGCTGCGCCCCGAGGAGATGCCCGGCGCCCTGGCCTGGATCGGCGTCGACGACGGCCTGGGGGATTGGTTCGGCCAGGCCGAGCAGTGA
- a CDS encoding VOC family protein, whose product MSEQIQRVVPALWFDRSAPQAVEFYVRAFAEALADDEQARGGTGVLATSHYPDHDLGPGQEAMAGQVLEIRFRLAGLELSAINAGPQNRPNPSISLMVVIDPDYCPDPAARLDSLWQCLIEGGRALMPVGAYPFSERFGWVEDRYGVSWQLLVGSVGRAATASELGPGQGIAPPDGRAPQRAHRGVEVIPALMFPHSQGQAGVAARQYVELFDRAFGDSGIGEMSFYPAQPGQEPALLQGFIRLAGQELTLMDSGVLHPFTFSMGVSLTIQCATQEQVDLLWEGLSAVPEAEACGWLKDRFGISWTITPENMTELIGRPGAWQTMAAMTKPTLSDFR is encoded by the coding sequence ATGAGCGAGCAGATCCAGCGCGTGGTCCCCGCCCTGTGGTTCGACCGCAGCGCGCCCCAGGCCGTGGAGTTCTACGTCCGGGCCTTCGCCGAGGCCCTGGCCGACGACGAGCAGGCCCGCGGGGGCACCGGCGTCCTGGCCACCTCCCACTACCCGGATCACGATCTGGGGCCCGGTCAGGAGGCGATGGCCGGGCAGGTCCTGGAGATCCGCTTCCGCCTGGCGGGGCTGGAGCTCAGCGCCATCAACGCCGGCCCGCAGAACCGGCCCAATCCCTCCATCTCCCTCATGGTCGTCATCGACCCCGACTACTGCCCCGACCCCGCGGCCCGCCTGGACTCCCTGTGGCAGTGCCTCATCGAGGGCGGGCGGGCCCTCATGCCGGTGGGGGCCTATCCCTTCTCCGAGCGCTTCGGCTGGGTGGAGGATCGCTACGGGGTGAGCTGGCAGCTGCTGGTGGGCTCGGTGGGCAGGGCGGCGACCGCCAGTGAGCTCGGCCCGGGTCAGGGCATCGCGCCGCCGGACGGGCGCGCGCCCCAGCGCGCGCACCGCGGCGTGGAGGTCATCCCCGCGCTCATGTTCCCCCACAGCCAGGGGCAGGCGGGGGTGGCCGCCCGCCAGTACGTCGAGCTCTTCGACCGGGCCTTCGGGGACTCGGGAATCGGTGAGATGTCCTTCTACCCCGCCCAGCCCGGGCAGGAGCCCGCCCTCCTGCAGGGCTTCATCCGCCTGGCCGGGCAGGAGCTGACCCTCATGGACTCCGGCGTGCTCCACCCCTTCACCTTCTCCATGGGGGTCTCCCTGACCATCCAGTGCGCCACCCAGGAGCAGGTCGATCTGCTGTGGGAGGGGCTCTCGGCGGTCCCCGAGGCCGAGGCCTGCGGCTGGCTCAAGGACCGATTCGGCATCTCCTGGACGATCACCCCGGAGAACATGACCGAGCTCATCGGCCGGCCCGGGGCCTGGCAGACCATGGCCGCCATGACCAAGCCCACGCTCTCGGACTTCCGCTGA
- the glyA gene encoding serine hydroxymethyltransferase translates to MTADAMNQPLVELDPEIAEVLTGELARQRGTLEMIASENFVPRAVLECQGSVLTNKYAEGYPGRRYYGGCEVVDVAESLAIERAKAVFGAEYANVQPHSGAQANAAVLHALATPGDTILGLSLAHGGHLTHGMKINFSGKNYRATAYGVDETTHRIEMEQVREAALRERPTVIIAGWSAYPRHMDFEAFRAIADEVGAALWVDMAHFAGLVAAGLHPSPVPHADVVSTTVHKTLGGPRSGMLLSNRAEQWGKKLNSAVFPGQQGGPLMHVIAAKAVAMKLAGTQEFAERQARTLQGARLIAERLLAEDVRAAGVKLVTGGTDVHLVLVDLVDSALDGQQAEDLLHAAGITVNRNAVPFDPRPPRVTSGLRIGTPALATRGFGAAEFTEVADIIATALIHGAAGSADEELLAGLRGRVEALTGAFPLYEGLAQ, encoded by the coding sequence ATGACCGCTGATGCCATGAACCAGCCCCTGGTCGAGCTCGACCCCGAGATCGCCGAGGTCCTCACCGGAGAGCTGGCCCGCCAGCGCGGGACCCTGGAGATGATCGCCTCGGAGAACTTCGTGCCCCGGGCCGTCCTGGAGTGCCAGGGCTCGGTGCTGACCAACAAGTACGCCGAGGGCTACCCCGGCCGCCGCTACTACGGAGGCTGCGAGGTGGTCGACGTCGCCGAGTCCCTGGCCATCGAGCGCGCCAAGGCCGTCTTCGGCGCCGAGTACGCCAATGTCCAGCCGCACTCCGGCGCCCAGGCCAACGCCGCGGTCCTGCACGCCCTGGCCACCCCCGGGGACACCATCCTGGGCCTGTCCCTGGCCCACGGCGGGCACCTGACGCACGGCATGAAGATCAACTTCTCCGGCAAGAACTACCGCGCCACCGCCTACGGGGTCGATGAGACCACCCACCGCATCGAGATGGAGCAGGTGCGCGAGGCCGCCCTGCGCGAGCGGCCCACGGTCATCATCGCCGGATGGTCGGCCTACCCGCGCCACATGGACTTCGAGGCCTTCCGCGCCATCGCCGATGAGGTCGGCGCCGCCCTGTGGGTGGACATGGCCCACTTCGCCGGGCTCGTGGCCGCGGGCCTGCACCCCAGTCCCGTGCCCCACGCCGATGTCGTGTCCACCACCGTCCACAAGACCCTGGGCGGGCCCCGCTCGGGCATGCTCCTGTCCAACCGGGCCGAGCAGTGGGGCAAGAAGCTCAACTCCGCGGTCTTCCCCGGGCAGCAGGGCGGCCCCCTCATGCATGTCATCGCCGCCAAGGCCGTGGCCATGAAGCTGGCGGGCACCCAGGAGTTCGCCGAGCGCCAGGCCCGCACCCTCCAGGGCGCCCGCCTCATCGCCGAGCGGCTCCTGGCCGAGGACGTGCGCGCCGCCGGCGTCAAGCTCGTCACCGGGGGCACCGATGTCCACCTGGTGCTGGTCGACCTGGTCGACTCGGCCCTGGACGGCCAGCAGGCCGAGGACCTCCTGCACGCCGCGGGGATCACCGTCAACCGCAACGCGGTGCCCTTCGACCCGCGCCCCCCGCGCGTGACCTCGGGCCTGCGCATCGGCACCCCGGCCCTGGCCACCCGCGGATTCGGCGCCGCGGAGTTCACCGAGGTCGCCGACATCATCGCCACCGCCCTCATCCACGGCGCCGCGGGCAGCGCCGACGAGGAGCTCCTGGCCGGTCTGCGCGGGCGCGTCGAGGCCCTGACCGGCGCCTTCCCCCTCTACGAGGGGCTGGCCCAGTGA
- a CDS encoding bifunctional methylenetetrahydrofolate dehydrogenase/methenyltetrahydrofolate cyclohydrolase codes for MRAPWAGSAQVLDGTATAAAIKAELAQRVRALGERGVRPGLGTILVGEDPGSVRYVAGKHTDCTEVGITSIREDLPASATQAEVVAAIDRLNADPACTGYIVQLPLPAGVDASAVLERIDPDKDADGLHPTNLGRLVLRGSGPIDSPLPCTPRGCIELMTRHGIDLAGANVCVVGRGVTVGRSIGLLLGRKEVNATVDVCHTGTADLAGHVRRADIVISAAGSPGIITAEMVAPGAVVLDVGVSRVVDPDTGKARIAGDVADGVDEVASWLSPNPGGVGPMTRALLLANVVEAAERATGIRA; via the coding sequence GTGAGGGCGCCCTGGGCGGGCAGCGCACAGGTCCTGGACGGCACCGCCACGGCGGCCGCCATCAAGGCCGAGCTGGCCCAGCGGGTCAGGGCCCTGGGCGAGCGGGGCGTGAGACCCGGCCTGGGAACAATCCTGGTGGGCGAGGACCCTGGATCGGTGCGCTACGTGGCCGGCAAGCACACCGACTGCACCGAGGTGGGCATCACCTCCATCCGCGAGGACCTGCCCGCCAGCGCCACCCAGGCCGAGGTCGTCGCCGCCATCGACCGCCTCAACGCCGATCCGGCCTGCACCGGCTACATCGTCCAGCTGCCGCTGCCCGCCGGCGTGGACGCCAGCGCCGTCCTAGAGCGGATCGACCCGGACAAGGACGCCGACGGCCTGCACCCCACCAACCTGGGGCGGCTGGTCCTGCGCGGCTCGGGCCCGATCGACTCCCCGCTGCCCTGCACCCCGCGGGGCTGCATCGAGCTCATGACCCGTCACGGCATCGACCTGGCAGGCGCGAATGTCTGCGTGGTGGGCCGAGGGGTGACGGTGGGCCGCTCCATCGGCCTGCTCCTGGGGCGCAAGGAGGTCAACGCCACCGTGGACGTCTGCCACACCGGCACCGCCGACCTCGCCGGGCATGTCCGGCGCGCGGATATCGTCATCTCCGCGGCCGGCAGCCCCGGCATCATCACCGCGGAGATGGTGGCACCCGGCGCCGTCGTGCTGGATGTGGGAGTCTCGCGCGTGGTGGATCCCGACACCGGCAAGGCCCGGATCGCGGGGGATGTGGCCGACGGCGTCGATGAGGTGGCCTCCTGGCTCTCCCCGAACCCCGGCGGGGTGGGGCCCATGACCAGGGCCCTGCTCCTGGCCAATGTCGTCGAGGCCGCGGAGAGGGCCACCGGCATCCGCGCCTGA
- a CDS encoding acylphosphatase produces the protein MSQSDPARIRTIHAIVSGRVQGVGFRYECANHAQGLGLVGEVRNLPDGDVEVMAQGPADDVSRLVAWLYHGPDWARVRGVRVSEMRAGSLSGRRFEITY, from the coding sequence ATGAGCCAGAGCGATCCTGCCCGCATCCGCACGATCCACGCCATTGTCTCGGGCCGCGTCCAGGGCGTGGGATTCCGCTACGAGTGCGCCAACCACGCCCAGGGCCTGGGCCTGGTCGGCGAGGTCCGCAACCTGCCCGACGGCGATGTCGAGGTCATGGCCCAGGGCCCGGCCGACGACGTCTCCCGCCTCGTGGCCTGGCTCTACCACGGCCCCGACTGGGCCCGGGTTCGAGGAGTGCGGGTGAGCGAGATGCGCGCCGGGAGCCTGTCGGGGCGCCGCTTCGAGATCACCTACTGA
- a CDS encoding exodeoxyribonuclease III, with translation MRIATVNVNGIRAAARKGMGEWIASSAPDVLLLQEVRADEAIAAGLLPGYTAVTWPCRIKGRAGVSVAVREGGPASIGAVRQGIAAPGTPEPDVDSGRWLEVDLSLADGSSLTVISAYLHSGQLGTEKMDQKYAHLDLVDARMADLLTASRDGGQQVIMAGDLNVVRSEKDIKNWKPNHNKIAGVMDEEIAHLESWFASGWVDVARELAGPEAQGPYTWWSQRGKAFDNDAGWRIDYQVATPGLRPMSATVDRAADYASRWSDHAPLVVEYD, from the coding sequence ATGCGTATCGCCACTGTCAATGTCAACGGCATCCGTGCCGCCGCCCGCAAGGGGATGGGGGAGTGGATCGCCTCCAGCGCCCCCGATGTCCTCCTCCTCCAGGAGGTCCGCGCCGATGAGGCCATCGCCGCGGGCCTTCTCCCCGGGTACACCGCCGTGACCTGGCCCTGCCGCATCAAGGGCCGCGCCGGGGTGAGCGTGGCCGTGCGCGAGGGCGGCCCGGCCTCCATCGGCGCCGTGCGCCAGGGCATCGCCGCCCCTGGGACCCCCGAGCCCGACGTCGACTCCGGGCGCTGGCTGGAGGTCGACCTGTCCCTGGCGGACGGGTCCTCGCTGACCGTCATCTCCGCCTACCTGCACTCCGGGCAGCTGGGCACCGAGAAGATGGACCAGAAGTACGCCCACCTGGACCTGGTCGACGCCCGCATGGCCGATCTCCTGACCGCCTCTCGCGACGGCGGCCAGCAGGTCATCATGGCCGGCGATCTCAACGTGGTGCGCTCGGAGAAGGACATCAAGAACTGGAAGCCCAACCACAACAAGATCGCCGGGGTCATGGATGAGGAGATCGCCCACCTGGAGTCCTGGTTCGCCTCGGGCTGGGTGGACGTCGCCCGCGAGCTGGCCGGCCCTGAGGCCCAGGGTCCCTACACGTGGTGGTCCCAGCGCGGCAAGGCCTTCGACAATGACGCGGGATGGCGCATCGACTACCAGGTGGCCACCCCGGGGCTGCGCCCCATGAGCGCGACCGTGGACCGGGCGGCCGACTACGCCTCGCGCTGGTCGGATCACGCCCCCCTGGTCGTCGAGTACGACTGA
- a CDS encoding ABC transporter permease: protein MAEIFGALTEAWGQVRIGKLRVLLSLVGVAVAVAAMTFVIALGQVAVQTIQDLNDQISGRPGTISLTVTPKKADENAPQDESADQGTGQSDGQSDGQASAASQGGAGAQGGAGAQNATSTVSSSRQRERISTAMDDFVKRYQIKHSTTFYDVPLRLAFPEGPAKVTSTAVSSQYRVLHRTQVEQGRWFRPDDSDDLSPSLVVSQSVLQRMGIEKLEAPVTVEAYAPVHTTFTIVGVLPPDPSSSMCFEQNEQGQTVKCAEPLKAYVLRDSLEQVLPKDYPLPNPTLEIWAGKSGDPQMRTLVRNDFDAEFGAGSAQVRSNLQGAGAGNQGDTFIRVVTAAGIFVMLLGALSLVNISLVTVRQRIHEIGVRRSFGATSQRIFFSIMLESVVATVIAGLVGIALAIVAMRYVPLVAILGAEPLVRPPFPMTAALIGLISAAGVGSLAGIVPAIVAVRIRPIDAIRY from the coding sequence ATGGCTGAGATCTTCGGAGCTCTCACAGAGGCATGGGGGCAGGTGCGCATCGGCAAGCTGCGCGTGCTGCTCTCCCTGGTCGGCGTGGCCGTGGCCGTGGCCGCCATGACCTTCGTCATCGCCCTGGGGCAGGTCGCGGTCCAGACCATTCAGGATCTCAACGATCAGATCAGCGGTCGGCCGGGCACGATCTCCCTGACGGTGACCCCCAAGAAGGCCGATGAGAACGCCCCTCAGGACGAGTCGGCGGACCAGGGCACAGGCCAATCCGACGGTCAGTCCGACGGCCAGGCGAGCGCCGCCTCGCAGGGAGGCGCGGGCGCGCAGGGCGGGGCAGGAGCGCAGAACGCGACGAGCACGGTCAGCTCCAGCCGGCAGAGGGAGAGAATCTCCACCGCCATGGACGACTTCGTGAAGCGCTACCAGATCAAGCACTCCACGACCTTCTACGACGTCCCCCTGCGTCTGGCCTTCCCCGAGGGCCCGGCCAAGGTCACCTCCACGGCGGTCTCCAGCCAGTACCGGGTGCTGCACCGCACCCAGGTGGAGCAGGGACGCTGGTTCCGCCCGGATGACTCCGATGACCTCTCGCCCTCCCTGGTCGTCAGCCAGAGCGTGCTCCAGCGCATGGGCATCGAGAAGCTCGAGGCCCCGGTCACCGTTGAGGCCTACGCCCCGGTGCACACCACCTTCACCATCGTGGGCGTCCTGCCCCCCGACCCGTCGTCGAGCATGTGCTTCGAGCAGAACGAGCAGGGCCAGACCGTCAAGTGCGCCGAGCCTCTCAAGGCCTATGTGCTGCGCGACTCCCTGGAGCAGGTCCTGCCCAAGGACTACCCCCTGCCCAATCCCACCCTGGAGATCTGGGCCGGCAAGAGCGGCGACCCGCAGATGCGCACCCTGGTGCGCAATGACTTCGATGCCGAGTTCGGCGCGGGCTCTGCCCAAGTCCGCTCCAACCTGCAGGGAGCCGGGGCCGGCAACCAGGGCGACACCTTCATCAGGGTGGTCACCGCTGCTGGCATCTTCGTCATGCTCCTGGGGGCCCTGTCCCTGGTCAACATCTCTCTGGTCACGGTGCGCCAGCGCATCCATGAGATCGGCGTGCGACGATCCTTCGGCGCCACGAGCCAGCGGATCTTCTTCTCCATCATGCTCGAGTCCGTGGTCGCCACGGTCATCGCCGGCCTGGTGGGCATCGCCCTGGCCATCGTGGCGATGAGGTACGTCCCACTGGTGGCCATCCTGGGGGCCGAGCCCCTTGTGCGCCCGCCCTTCCCGATGACGGCCGCCCTCATCGGCCTGATCTCGGCGGCCGGCGTGGGATCCCTGGCCGGCATCGTCCCGGCCATCGTGGCGGTGCGCATCCGCCCCATCGACGCGATCCGCTACTGA